Within Scomber japonicus isolate fScoJap1 chromosome 18, fScoJap1.pri, whole genome shotgun sequence, the genomic segment TCATGTTACACCTGAACATTATAGGGTTATTAAGgtatggtaaatggtaaatggactgtacttatatagcgcctttctagtctgtgcgaccactcaaagcgctttacatgacatgtcatattaccctttcacacacattcatacactgatggcaggggctaccacgcagggtgccaacctgctcatcagagggatctaacattcattcacattcacacaccgttggcacagcaacgggagcaatttgggtttaagtgtcttgcccaaggacacatcgacatgtggactggaggagccgggaatcgaaccaccaatcttccaattgcaggacgaccgctctacctcctgcccacagccgcccTATGTAGTTGTTGCTTTTTACTGGGACACTGAATAATAAAATCGCTATAAATTTACAATTTAAACTGAAATTTACAatttaaactgaaatttaaGATTGTGTGTAACTTAACACTTAAAGGAGACAACAAAGAAGAATTATCCTGCAGTTTCAAAGTTACTTTGTTTTGCAGCCATTTAGTTTGGTTACTGACATTTGCTTAGAGTTAAACACCACCCACTATATTTTCTCTCCTTTGAACTTTCTTATCACAAGTGTTAAAGTATATGGCATAGCTGTGTTAAAGTCCACCTCAAACCTGAACCAGGAAGGACTTGGAGGGACACAGCTTTTGCTCTCTGCCAAaggaaaaatactgaaaaacacattGCCCAAGAAGGTAATTTTGAACATCTTTCACCAATAGAAAGAATGAACTGTTATTTTGGAATTAGAAATTATGCATATTTTTAGACGCTAATATTTACTAGATATGCAATACAGTTACACTGTTACATCTTCCTGTTGCTCCAGTGGTTGAGATAATCTCTGGTGTAAAGGTTGTATGCTGGTTAGCACTCACTGTAAATGTTAAACTACTGCAGCAGGTTACACACACAAGTATGAAACTTTCAATAATCACTGACATAAACAGAATTCTATTTAAGTACAGTGATTTTCATTTATAACAAAGCTACTTTTATTGACGATTATGTTTTTGATAAGATGTAATATTCTCTCCTCCCAACTTAAGATTCAAAATGCACCAGGCCTGTGTTTGGATCACTCTCTGCATGCTCTACCCAAGTGTTACTTATGGTGGGAAAGTGCTTGTTTATCCGGTGGACGGCAGCCACTGGGTGAACATGCAAGTCATTATTGAGGAACTACATTCAAGGGGCCATGAGGTTTCTGTGGTGCGACCATCAGACAGCTGGTACATCAAGGAAAACTCCCCATTCTATACTTCAGTTACACTCAATGTTAAGGGTGGATTTGATCAAGACTTTATATCTACATTTGTCGCCAAATTGTTTGAAATCCAGATGGAGGGAAAGTCTGCCTGGACACGTTTTAAACTGGAAATGGAACAAGGACAAAAGGCAGCTGAGATACATGAGAAAACGTGCGAAATGCTTAAGATGCTTTTTGAAGACAAAGATTTGATACAGTCTCTACTGGATGCAGAATATGATCTTGTCCTGACCGATCCTGCTATACCAGGAGGGGTTGTGCTTGCCCACTATCTTAAGCTGCCTCTTGTTTTCAATGTGAGATGGACTAGTAACGGTGAAGGCCATTTTGAAATCgcaccctctcctctctcttatGTTCCACAAACAGGGACTGTTTTATCAGATAAAATGAGCTTTCTGGAGAGACTTGTCAATGTAATTGTCTATGGCTTCACACAGCTTCAAATTGAATACTACATCACACCACTCTACGCTGGCTTAATTGAAAAGCATTTAGGTCCTGATGTTGACTACCACTCAATGTTTCAGGCAGCAGACTTGTGGCTCATGAGAGTGGATTTTGTGTTGGAGTATCCTCGTCCCACCATGCCCAATGTTATTTATATGGGAGGGTTCCAGTGCAAACCGGCAAAACCTCTGCCTCAGGATCTGGAGGACTTTGTCCAGAGTTCAGGGGAACACGGAGTCGTCGTCATGTCTCTGGGAACTTTAATTGCAAAGCTTCCCCATGTTTTAGTTGATAAGATAGCTGCAGCTTTTGCCAAGTTACCCCAGAAAGTCATCTGGAGGTATAAAGGTGACAAACCAGCCACTCTGGGAAACAACACTCTACTACTTGACTGGATACCACAGAATGACCTGTTTGGACATCCCAAGACGAAAGTATTTGTGGCTCATGGAGGAACAAACGGTGTTCAAGAAGCAATCTACCATGGAGTCCCTATACTCGGGCTTCCATTGATTTTTGATCAACCTGATAATCTATTAAGAAttgaaggaagaggagcagggaaAATAATTGATGTTTTCACAATGAGTGAAGACATATTTTTCAAGGGTATTCAAGAAGTCCTGAACGAGCCCTCCTACAGGATGAACATGCAGAGACTCTCCAGGCTGCACAGAGATCAGCCAGTGAAGCCGCTGGACAACGCCCTCTTCTGGATAGAGTTTGTCATGAGACACAAAGGAGCAGCTCACCTGAGAACAGA encodes:
- the LOC128378347 gene encoding UDP-glucuronosyltransferase 2A3-like isoform X1; this encodes MHQACVWITLCMLYPSVTYGGKVLVYPVDGSHWVNMQVIIEELHSRGHEVSVVRPSDSWYIKENSPFYTSVTLNVKGGFDQDFISTFVAKLFEIQMEGKSAWTRFKLEMEQGQKAAEIHEKTCEMLKMLFEDKDLIQSLLDAEYDLVLTDPAIPGGVVLAHYLKLPLVFNVRWTSNGEGHFEIAPSPLSYVPQTGTVLSDKMSFLERLVNVIVYGFTQLQIEYYITPLYAGLIEKHLGPDVDYHSMFQAADLWLMRVDFVLEYPRPTMPNVIYMGGFQCKPAKPLPQDLEDFVQSSGEHGVVVMSLGTLIAKLPHVLVDKIAAAFAKLPQKVIWRYKGDKPATLGNNTLLLDWIPQNDLFGHPKTKVFVAHGGTNGVQEAIYHGVPILGLPLIFDQPDNLLRIEGRGAGKIIDVFTMSEDIFFKGIQEVLNEPSYRMNMQRLSRLHRDQPVKPLDNALFWIEFVMRHKGAAHLRTESYKLPWYSYHSVDVILFLVLVMLIILSTFGAFIKCLCSKLCLRTKKKHD
- the LOC128378347 gene encoding UDP-glucuronosyltransferase 2A3-like isoform X2 produces the protein MQVIIEELHSRGHEVSVVRPSDSWYIKENSPFYTSVTLNVKGGFDQDFISTFVAKLFEIQMEGKSAWTRFKLEMEQGQKAAEIHEKTCEMLKMLFEDKDLIQSLLDAEYDLVLTDPAIPGGVVLAHYLKLPLVFNVRWTSNGEGHFEIAPSPLSYVPQTGTVLSDKMSFLERLVNVIVYGFTQLQIEYYITPLYAGLIEKHLGPDVDYHSMFQAADLWLMRVDFVLEYPRPTMPNVIYMGGFQCKPAKPLPQDLEDFVQSSGEHGVVVMSLGTLIAKLPHVLVDKIAAAFAKLPQKVIWRYKGDKPATLGNNTLLLDWIPQNDLFGHPKTKVFVAHGGTNGVQEAIYHGVPILGLPLIFDQPDNLLRIEGRGAGKIIDVFTMSEDIFFKGIQEVLNEPSYRMNMQRLSRLHRDQPVKPLDNALFWIEFVMRHKGAAHLRTESYKLPWYSYHSVDVILFLVLVMLIILSTFGAFIKCLCSKLCLRTKKKHD